A region of Cataglyphis hispanica isolate Lineage 1 chromosome 6, ULB_Chis1_1.0, whole genome shotgun sequence DNA encodes the following proteins:
- the LOC126850265 gene encoding uncharacterized protein LOC126850265 isoform X2, which produces MSLQDSLFSDDVEYDVTIFAKDKTRKRVWDPKPNALECKTGLVTKRRDTIGGMEGRHSPSSPECKQLQRQAKSVPTVEIYRPPAARKASNSQISGAQTQLQSNNTDSSSVKNVRQKRPDRAVYVPRHRRSLEDRRSRNSQVSSANYTTLNGDANTNNNSRLQDTCCIRQSTSSDSNLDNRISESHDMKVEDGHFPRENSVVTLDSRVIPDTQDSTEYTHKLLEELKEDVQTLLKERETVVVDNPNENSANVSKSSDKVEINDELIKTTQATVKENRTLVQHLDCNNTIDNENRQLIGQNIVSDILIISDNMRKKPERSEQVSPILVIPPEKKVKKIERQKSKPVPPPSPPMKINRDECDWDSLFDDNGDCLDPTLIEELTSAVGEVTIEQPKNDYKAYSKQVEVSSDEFAHVVEIYNFPSEFKTSDLAAVFSSFKNGGFELKWVDDTHCLGVFSSPLIAAEVLASNHPFVKTRPLSEATALSKMKARRTAEFLQPYRNRPETCAALARRLVTGALGVKLATARQEREHEKNVLREAKEKRRLANKQREDVWEGIIPAK; this is translated from the exons ATGAGCTTGCAAGACAGCCTGTTTTCCGATGATGTCGAGTACGACGTAACCATCTTCGCGAAGGACAAGACGCGCAAAAG aGTTTGGGACCCAAAACCGAATGCTCTTGAGTGCAAAACGGGCCTTGTAACAAAACGAAGGGATACAATTGGCGGGATGGAAGGCCGACATTCGCCTTCATCTCCGGAATGCAAGCAGCTACAACGACAAG cTAAATCAGTACCAACAGTCGAGATATATAGGCCACCAGCAGCTAGGAAAGCTAGCAATTCGCAAATAAGTGGGGCGCAGACACAGTTGCAGTCAAATAATACAGATTCATCTTCGGTCAA GAATGTACGGCAGAAACGACCCGATCGTGCGGTTTATGTACCTAGACATCGAAGAAGTTTGGAGGACAGAAGATCGCGAAATTCTCAAGTTTCTTCTGCAAATTATACGACGTTAAACGGAGAtgcaaatacaaataataattctagacTGCAAGATACATGCTGTATTCGACAAAGTACAAGCAGTGACTCGAATTTGGACAATCGAATCTCTGAGAGTCATGACATGAAGGTAGAAGATGGTCACTTTCCGCGAGAAAACTCTGTAGTTACCTTGGACTCTAGGGTAATCCCCGACACGCAAGATAGTACTGAGTATACGCATAAATTGTTGGAAGAATTGAAAGAGGATGTGCAAACTTTATTGAAAGAAAGGGAAACCGTCGTAGTTGATAACCCTAATGAAAATAGCGCTAATGTATCAAAATCATCTGACAAAGTCGAAATTAATGATGAACTGATAAAAACGACACAAGCAACCGTGAAAGAAAACCGAACCTTAGTGCAACATTTAGATTGTAATAATACGATAGATAATGAAAATAGGCAATTGATTGGACAGAACATAGTATCGGACATTCTGATAATTTCTGATAATATGCGAAAGAAACCGGAACGATCCGAACAAGTCTCTCCGATTCTTGTAATACCACCCGAGAAAAAAGTGAAGAAGATAGAAAGGCAAAAGAGCAAACCAGTTCCACCGCCGTCTCCACCTATGAAAATAAACCGAGATGAATGCGATTGGGACAGTTTGTTCGATGATAATGGCGATTGTCTGGATCCAACGTTGATAGAAGAA CTTACATCGGCAGTAGGCGAAGTGACGATAGAACAACCAAAGAACGATTACAAAGCGTACAGCAAACAGGTCGAAGTGTCTAGTGATGAGTTTGCACACGTTGtagaaatttacaattttcccTCTGAGTTCAAGACTAGCGATTTGGCTGCTGTCTTCAGTTCTTTTAAGAACGGTGGCTTTGAATTAAAGTGGGTGGACGATACTCACTGTTTAGGAGTTTTCAGCAGTCCTCTCAttg cTGCTGAAGTATTAGCATCAAATCATCCGTTTGTGAAAACGAGACCTCTTAGTGAAGCCACCGCCTTGAGTAAAATGAAAGCCAGAAGAACCGCAGAATTTCTACAACCTTATAGAAATCGGCCCGAAACATGCGCTGCTTTGGCCAGGAGATTAGTTACAGGTGCATTGGGCGTGAAACTTGCTACAGCCAGACAAGAACGTGAGCACGAGAAGAATGTACTACGTGAAGCAAAAg AGAAGAGACGATTAGCCAATAAACAACGAGAGGATGTCTGGGAAGGCATAATACCTGCGAAGTAA
- the LOC126850265 gene encoding uncharacterized protein LOC126850265 isoform X3, producing MEGRHSPSSPECKQLQRQAKSVPTVEIYRPPAARKASNSQISGAQTQLQSNNTDSSSVKNVRQKRPDRAVYVPRHRRSLEDRRSRNSQVSSANYTTLNGDANTNNNSRLQDTCCIRQSTSSDSNLDNRISESHDMKVEDGHFPRENSVVTLDSRVIPDTQDSTEYTHKLLEELKEDVQTLLKERETVVVDNPNENSANVSKSSDKVEINDELIKTTQATVKENRTLVQHLDCNNTIDNENRQLIGQNIVSDILIISDNMRKKPERSEQVSPILVIPPEKKVKKIERQKSKPVPPPSPPMKINRDECDWDSLFDDNGDCLDPTLIEELTSAVGEVTIEQPKNDYKAYSKQVEVSSDEFAHVVEIYNFPSEFKTSDLAAVFSSFKNGGFELKWVDDTHCLGVFSSPLIAAEVLASNHPFVKTRPLSEATALSKMKARRTAEFLQPYRNRPETCAALARRLVTGALGVKLATARQEREHEKNVLREAKEKRRLANKQREDVWEGIIPAK from the exons ATGGAAGGCCGACATTCGCCTTCATCTCCGGAATGCAAGCAGCTACAACGACAAG cTAAATCAGTACCAACAGTCGAGATATATAGGCCACCAGCAGCTAGGAAAGCTAGCAATTCGCAAATAAGTGGGGCGCAGACACAGTTGCAGTCAAATAATACAGATTCATCTTCGGTCAA GAATGTACGGCAGAAACGACCCGATCGTGCGGTTTATGTACCTAGACATCGAAGAAGTTTGGAGGACAGAAGATCGCGAAATTCTCAAGTTTCTTCTGCAAATTATACGACGTTAAACGGAGAtgcaaatacaaataataattctagacTGCAAGATACATGCTGTATTCGACAAAGTACAAGCAGTGACTCGAATTTGGACAATCGAATCTCTGAGAGTCATGACATGAAGGTAGAAGATGGTCACTTTCCGCGAGAAAACTCTGTAGTTACCTTGGACTCTAGGGTAATCCCCGACACGCAAGATAGTACTGAGTATACGCATAAATTGTTGGAAGAATTGAAAGAGGATGTGCAAACTTTATTGAAAGAAAGGGAAACCGTCGTAGTTGATAACCCTAATGAAAATAGCGCTAATGTATCAAAATCATCTGACAAAGTCGAAATTAATGATGAACTGATAAAAACGACACAAGCAACCGTGAAAGAAAACCGAACCTTAGTGCAACATTTAGATTGTAATAATACGATAGATAATGAAAATAGGCAATTGATTGGACAGAACATAGTATCGGACATTCTGATAATTTCTGATAATATGCGAAAGAAACCGGAACGATCCGAACAAGTCTCTCCGATTCTTGTAATACCACCCGAGAAAAAAGTGAAGAAGATAGAAAGGCAAAAGAGCAAACCAGTTCCACCGCCGTCTCCACCTATGAAAATAAACCGAGATGAATGCGATTGGGACAGTTTGTTCGATGATAATGGCGATTGTCTGGATCCAACGTTGATAGAAGAA CTTACATCGGCAGTAGGCGAAGTGACGATAGAACAACCAAAGAACGATTACAAAGCGTACAGCAAACAGGTCGAAGTGTCTAGTGATGAGTTTGCACACGTTGtagaaatttacaattttcccTCTGAGTTCAAGACTAGCGATTTGGCTGCTGTCTTCAGTTCTTTTAAGAACGGTGGCTTTGAATTAAAGTGGGTGGACGATACTCACTGTTTAGGAGTTTTCAGCAGTCCTCTCAttg cTGCTGAAGTATTAGCATCAAATCATCCGTTTGTGAAAACGAGACCTCTTAGTGAAGCCACCGCCTTGAGTAAAATGAAAGCCAGAAGAACCGCAGAATTTCTACAACCTTATAGAAATCGGCCCGAAACATGCGCTGCTTTGGCCAGGAGATTAGTTACAGGTGCATTGGGCGTGAAACTTGCTACAGCCAGACAAGAACGTGAGCACGAGAAGAATGTACTACGTGAAGCAAAAg AGAAGAGACGATTAGCCAATAAACAACGAGAGGATGTCTGGGAAGGCATAATACCTGCGAAGTAA
- the LOC126850265 gene encoding uncharacterized protein LOC126850265 isoform X1, translating to MSLQDSLFSDDVEYDVTIFAKDKTRKRALVFPPVNNYRRFIIHQLVQDRFSDLLHTFSIGQGSARRTVVCYKSDVRRVWDPKPNALECKTGLVTKRRDTIGGMEGRHSPSSPECKQLQRQAKSVPTVEIYRPPAARKASNSQISGAQTQLQSNNTDSSSVKNVRQKRPDRAVYVPRHRRSLEDRRSRNSQVSSANYTTLNGDANTNNNSRLQDTCCIRQSTSSDSNLDNRISESHDMKVEDGHFPRENSVVTLDSRVIPDTQDSTEYTHKLLEELKEDVQTLLKERETVVVDNPNENSANVSKSSDKVEINDELIKTTQATVKENRTLVQHLDCNNTIDNENRQLIGQNIVSDILIISDNMRKKPERSEQVSPILVIPPEKKVKKIERQKSKPVPPPSPPMKINRDECDWDSLFDDNGDCLDPTLIEELTSAVGEVTIEQPKNDYKAYSKQVEVSSDEFAHVVEIYNFPSEFKTSDLAAVFSSFKNGGFELKWVDDTHCLGVFSSPLIAAEVLASNHPFVKTRPLSEATALSKMKARRTAEFLQPYRNRPETCAALARRLVTGALGVKLATARQEREHEKNVLREAKEKRRLANKQREDVWEGIIPAK from the exons ATGAGCTTGCAAGACAGCCTGTTTTCCGATGATGTCGAGTACGACGTAACCATCTTCGCGAAGGACAAGACGCGCAAAAG AGCGCTAGTCTTCCCTCCCGTCAATAACTATCGCCGTTTCATAATACATCAGCTGGTGCAGGATCGTTTCTCAGACCTGTTGCATACATTCTCGATTGGTCAGGGCTCGGCCAGACGTACCGTGGTATGCTACAAGAGCGATGTGAGAAG aGTTTGGGACCCAAAACCGAATGCTCTTGAGTGCAAAACGGGCCTTGTAACAAAACGAAGGGATACAATTGGCGGGATGGAAGGCCGACATTCGCCTTCATCTCCGGAATGCAAGCAGCTACAACGACAAG cTAAATCAGTACCAACAGTCGAGATATATAGGCCACCAGCAGCTAGGAAAGCTAGCAATTCGCAAATAAGTGGGGCGCAGACACAGTTGCAGTCAAATAATACAGATTCATCTTCGGTCAA GAATGTACGGCAGAAACGACCCGATCGTGCGGTTTATGTACCTAGACATCGAAGAAGTTTGGAGGACAGAAGATCGCGAAATTCTCAAGTTTCTTCTGCAAATTATACGACGTTAAACGGAGAtgcaaatacaaataataattctagacTGCAAGATACATGCTGTATTCGACAAAGTACAAGCAGTGACTCGAATTTGGACAATCGAATCTCTGAGAGTCATGACATGAAGGTAGAAGATGGTCACTTTCCGCGAGAAAACTCTGTAGTTACCTTGGACTCTAGGGTAATCCCCGACACGCAAGATAGTACTGAGTATACGCATAAATTGTTGGAAGAATTGAAAGAGGATGTGCAAACTTTATTGAAAGAAAGGGAAACCGTCGTAGTTGATAACCCTAATGAAAATAGCGCTAATGTATCAAAATCATCTGACAAAGTCGAAATTAATGATGAACTGATAAAAACGACACAAGCAACCGTGAAAGAAAACCGAACCTTAGTGCAACATTTAGATTGTAATAATACGATAGATAATGAAAATAGGCAATTGATTGGACAGAACATAGTATCGGACATTCTGATAATTTCTGATAATATGCGAAAGAAACCGGAACGATCCGAACAAGTCTCTCCGATTCTTGTAATACCACCCGAGAAAAAAGTGAAGAAGATAGAAAGGCAAAAGAGCAAACCAGTTCCACCGCCGTCTCCACCTATGAAAATAAACCGAGATGAATGCGATTGGGACAGTTTGTTCGATGATAATGGCGATTGTCTGGATCCAACGTTGATAGAAGAA CTTACATCGGCAGTAGGCGAAGTGACGATAGAACAACCAAAGAACGATTACAAAGCGTACAGCAAACAGGTCGAAGTGTCTAGTGATGAGTTTGCACACGTTGtagaaatttacaattttcccTCTGAGTTCAAGACTAGCGATTTGGCTGCTGTCTTCAGTTCTTTTAAGAACGGTGGCTTTGAATTAAAGTGGGTGGACGATACTCACTGTTTAGGAGTTTTCAGCAGTCCTCTCAttg cTGCTGAAGTATTAGCATCAAATCATCCGTTTGTGAAAACGAGACCTCTTAGTGAAGCCACCGCCTTGAGTAAAATGAAAGCCAGAAGAACCGCAGAATTTCTACAACCTTATAGAAATCGGCCCGAAACATGCGCTGCTTTGGCCAGGAGATTAGTTACAGGTGCATTGGGCGTGAAACTTGCTACAGCCAGACAAGAACGTGAGCACGAGAAGAATGTACTACGTGAAGCAAAAg AGAAGAGACGATTAGCCAATAAACAACGAGAGGATGTCTGGGAAGGCATAATACCTGCGAAGTAA
- the LOC126850258 gene encoding signal recognition particle subunit SRP72: MASKENNLVLLYTELNKLGQNGEYERALKTANRILGISQDEEAAFHYKIVCYIQLSKFNDALQAIVKTPKLATNLDFEKGYCLYRLNQISEALKVIENVQNPSLKIKELKAQILYRLERYEECFAVYRDIIKNSHDDYEEERETNLAAVLGNLAIEGSDLEVPSLHEHTYELTYNAACRLLAQRNKDDKAVLIEAEKKLRAAEKLCKEGLEEDGASEEEIENELGIIRVQLGYCLQLQGREKEAQALYTAVLKVKPDDIALIAVANNNLVCLNKDQNVFDSKKRMKSATHENLEHKLTSRQRRNIAYNQCLLAFYTDQGEQCHQLCNNLAKDHPTLAADAMFIKAVQLSKEGKAKEAAKLLIEHAVGEKELPMKLASVQVLLSHDERKEAIAILENMNERDRSLPGIVSALVTLHMADNDRERASAALKNAVAYYKKHKETTKNVGELWRQAANFYLRGGELKIAADILQELVDASPSDTKTLAQLVVAYVQFCPSKAQSLSKRLPPLHDLAETTDVDALESSNWVIGTKVVKKKIEPSPGKPVSDVIQKKHKKRKRIRRLPKNYDPDVPPDPERWLPRHERSGFRKKRDRRNRDAAMKGTQGAATGASDLYDITKMPANAKPSPNPRHSPAVETCGPRQQQRKVQQKKKKKGSKW, from the exons ATGGCTTCAAAGGAAAATAACCTTGTTTTATTGTATACggaattaaacaaattaggACAAAACGGGGAATACGAAAGGGCCTTGAAAACTGCAAACAGAA TTTTAGGAATTTCTCAAGATGAAGAAGCGGCATTTCactataaaattgtttgctaCATCCAGCTGTCCAAGTTCAACGATGCGTTACAAGCTATCGTTAAAACTCCGAAATTAGCAAC GAATTTAGATTTTGAAAAAGGATACTGTCTCTATcgtttaaatcaaatttctgAAGCGTTAAAAGTGATAGAAAATGTGCAGAATCCTTCCCTGAAAATCAAGGAATTAAAAGCCCAGATATTATATCGTCTAGAGAGATATGAAGAATGTTTTGCGGtatatagagatattattaagaattcaCACGATGACtatgaagaagaaagagagacaaatcTTGCAGCTGTTCTTGGAAATTTAGCGATTGAGGGTTCT GATTTAGAAGTTCCTTCATTACACGAACACACTTATGAATTAACATATAATGCAGCATGTCGTTTACTTGCCCAAAGAAACAAGGATGATAAAGCTGTTTTAATagaagcagaaaaaaaattaagagctGCTGAAAAATTGTGCAAGGAAGGTTTGGAAGAAGATGGAGCATCTGAAGAAGAAATCGAAAATGAATTGGGTATAATTCGTGTACAGCTTGGTTATTGCCTGCAATTGCAAGGTCGAGAAAAGGAAGCGCAAGCATTGTATACTGCTGTTCTAAAAGTCAAGCCAGATGATATTGCATTAATTGCTGTAGCCAATAACAATTTAGTATGTCTGAATAAAGATCAAAATGTGTTTGATAGTAAAAAGAGAATGAAAAGTGCTACTCATGAAAATCTAGAGCACAAATTAACTTCCAGGCAAAGAAGAAACATTGCATACAATCAATGTTTATTAGCATTTTATACAGATCAA GGAGAGCAATGTCACCAACTGTGTAATAATCTTGCGAAAGATCATCCTACACTTGCAGCAGATGCAATGTTCATAAAAGCTGTACAACTTAGCAAGGAAGGTAAAGCGAAAGAAGCGGCGAAGTTATTGATCGAACATGCGGTCGGCGAGAAGGAATTGCCTATGAAATTGGCTAGTGTGCAAGTTCTTTTGAGTCATGATGAAAGAAAAGAGGCGATTGCTATTCTTGAGAATATGAATGAAAGGGATAGATCTCTACCTGGAATAGTCAGTGCACTCGTTACACTTCACATGGCTGACAACGATCGGGAAAGAGCGTCGGCCGCTCTAAAGAATGCAGTcgcttattataaaaaacacaaa gAAACTACTAAAAATGTAGGAGAATTATGGCGGCAGGCTGCTAATTTCTACTTACGTGGTGGTGAGCTTAAAATCGCTGCTGACATCTTGCAAGAATTAGTAGATGCTTCACCGTCCGATACTAAGACTTTAGCTCAATTAGTGGTCGCTTATGTACAGTTCTGTCCTTCTAAAGCGCAATCGTTATCTAAAAGATTACCACCACTTCACGATCTTGCTGAAACTACCGACGTTGACGCATTGGAGAGTAGCAATTGGGTTATTGGGACTAAAGTAGTAAAGAAGAAGATTGAACCTTCTCCCgg TAAACCAGTGTCGGATGTAATTCAGAAGAAGCACAAGAAACGTAAACGCATTCGTAGATTGCCAAAGAACTATGATCCAGACGTTCCGCCTGATCCAGAACGATGGTTACCAAGACACGAACGCAGCGGATTCCGTAAAAAGCGGGATAGAAGAAATAGGGATGCCGCTATGAAAGGAACACAAGGAGCAGCTACAGGAGCCAGTGACCTTTA CGACATTACGAAAATGCCTGCGAACGCTAAGCCTTCTCCGAATCCTCGCCATAGTCCTGCAGTTGAAACATGTGGACCACGTCAGCAACAACGCAAAGTccaacagaaaaaaaagaagaaaggtaGCAAgtggtaa
- the LOC126850310 gene encoding aspartate aminotransferase, cytoplasmic, which produces MNTRFTGIKLGPPIEVFALQKAFVDDSHDNKVNLSVGAYRTNEGKPWVLPVVRKVEKLLAADDLQNHEYLPVLGLDTFSAAATSMLLGSNSPVIAQGRAFGVQSLSGTGALRVTAEFLSRILHYDTFYYSIPSWENHRLVFTNGGFKHAREYTYWDEKTRSINLEGMLNDLKDAPENAVIILHACAHNPTGCDPTPEQWAKIADVIQEKRLFPLFDSAYQGFASGDLDKDAYAVRMFAERGIEFICTQSFAKNFGLYNERVGNIVFVLADTKELIEAKSQLTLIIRGMYSNPPNHGARIVATVLRNPELFEEWRDHIRTMSSRIKEMRSGLYHRLLKLGTPGTWDHIIQQIGMFSYTGLTEKQVQHLREQYHIYMLRSGRINMCGLNEFNLDYVANAINETLKLFPEAQNDCTC; this is translated from the exons ATGAATACCAGATTTACGGGAATAAAATTGGGGCCTCCCATCGAGGTTTTCGCGCTGCAAAAGGCTTTCGTCGACGACTCTCATGACAATAAAGTGAATCTAAGTGTAGGAG CTTATCGCACTAATGAGGGCAAACCTTGGGTCCTGCCAGTTGTAAGAAAAGTGGAGAAGTTACTTGCTGCTGATGATCTACAGAATCATGAATATTTACCAGTTCTTGGCTTAGATACATTTAGTGCGGCTGCTACGAGTATGTTACTTGGTTCAAATTCTCCTGTTATTGCCCAAGGTCGTGCCTTCGGCGTTCAGTCGCTCTCCGGTACTGGTGCATTGCGGGTTACTGCTGAATTTTTGAGTCGTATTTTGCATTACGATACCTTTTATTACAGCATACCTTCCTGGG AAAACCACAGACTGGTGTTTACTAATGGAGGATTTAAACACGCTCGCGAATATACATATTGGGACGAGAAGACCCGTAGTATCAATTTAGAAGGAATGCTCAATGATTTAAAAGATGCTCCAGAAAATGCTGTAATCATTCTGCATGCATGCGCGCATAATCCCACTGGATGCGATCCAACGCCGGAACAATGGGCTAAAATAGCTGATGTGATACAAGAAAAACGACTCTTTCCATTATTTGATAGTGCATATCAG GGTTTCGCAAGTGGAGATTTAGATAAGGATGCGTACGCCGTACGAATGTTCGCCGAACGTGGAATTGAATTCATCTGCACGCaaagttttgcaaaaaattttggattGTATAACGAAAGAGTTGGCAACATAGTTTTTGTGTTGGCCGATACGAAGGAATTAATTGAAGCTAAATCGCAATTGACGTTAATTATCCGAGGGATGTACAGCAATCCCCCTAATCATGGTGCTCGAATTGTCGCAACAGTATTAAGAAACCCAGAACTTTTTGAAGAATG GAGAGATCATATTAGAACAATGTCCAGTAGAATTAAAGAAATGAGATCAGGTTTGTATCACAGATTATTGAAATTGGGTACTCCAGGTACTTGGGATCATATTATCCAACAAATTGGAATGTTCTCATATACAGGACTCACTG aaaaacaagTGCAGCATCTGAGAGAACAATATCATATCTACATGTTACGTAGTGGTCGTATAAATATGTGTGGACTCAATGAATTCAATTTGGATTATGTGGCAAACGCGATCAATGAAACACTAAAGCTCTTCCCAGAAGCACAGAATGATTGTACGTGTTAA